The Allochromatium tepidum genome has a window encoding:
- the gorA gene encoding glutathione-disulfide reductase encodes MSQHFDLIAIGGGSGGLAVAEKAAQFGRRVALIEGAKLGGTCVNAGCVPKKVMWYAANLAAAVADAPDYGIQAHSDGLDWGKLIAGRNRYIADINGYWDGYVERLGITRIDGFARFVDARTVAVGDQHYTADHIVIATGGRPIVPRMPGAELGITSDGFFALEEQPKRVAIIGGGYIGVELAGVLSAFGTEITIVALEDRVLALFDPLISETLAENMRLHGIDMHLQFEVAGIERDEQGLVLAARDGQRLTGFDQVIWAVGRAPNTRELNLEAAGITVERNGVIPTDAWQNTNVPGIYAIGDIAGREPLTPVAIAAGRRLAERLFNNKPELKLDYENVPTVVFAHPPIGKVGLTEPEARERYGDTLTIYETSFTPMRYSLNAHGPKTAMKLVCAGEDEKVVGIHLIGDGVDEMMQGFGVAVKMGATKADLDNTVAIHPCSAEELVTLKVPVRRPGQSNT; translated from the coding sequence ATGAGTCAGCATTTCGACCTGATCGCCATCGGCGGCGGCAGCGGCGGCTTGGCGGTGGCCGAGAAGGCGGCACAGTTCGGCCGGCGTGTGGCCCTGATCGAGGGGGCCAAACTCGGCGGCACCTGCGTCAACGCCGGCTGTGTACCCAAGAAGGTCATGTGGTATGCGGCCAATCTGGCGGCAGCGGTCGCGGATGCGCCCGACTATGGTATCCAGGCCCATTCGGACGGTCTCGACTGGGGCAAGCTGATCGCGGGCCGCAACCGGTACATCGCCGACATCAACGGCTACTGGGACGGCTATGTCGAACGGCTGGGCATCACCCGGATCGACGGCTTCGCCCGTTTCGTCGATGCGCGCACAGTGGCCGTCGGCGATCAGCACTACACCGCCGACCACATCGTCATCGCTACCGGCGGACGGCCGATCGTGCCGCGGATGCCGGGCGCCGAACTGGGCATCACCTCGGATGGATTCTTCGCCCTGGAAGAGCAGCCCAAGCGCGTCGCCATCATCGGCGGCGGCTATATCGGTGTGGAACTCGCGGGTGTGCTGAGCGCCTTCGGCACCGAGATCACCATAGTCGCGCTGGAGGATCGGGTGCTGGCGCTGTTCGATCCGCTCATCAGCGAGACCCTGGCCGAGAACATGAGGCTGCACGGCATCGACATGCACCTGCAATTCGAGGTCGCCGGCATCGAGCGCGATGAACAGGGGCTGGTGCTGGCCGCGCGTGACGGGCAGCGTTTGACCGGCTTCGATCAGGTCATCTGGGCCGTCGGGCGTGCGCCGAACACGCGCGAGCTGAATCTGGAGGCCGCCGGCATCACGGTCGAACGCAATGGCGTCATCCCGACCGATGCCTGGCAGAACACCAATGTCCCCGGCATCTATGCCATCGGCGACATCGCCGGGCGCGAGCCGCTGACGCCGGTGGCGATCGCCGCCGGGCGGCGTCTGGCCGAGCGGTTGTTCAACAATAAGCCGGAACTCAAACTCGACTACGAGAACGTGCCCACGGTGGTCTTCGCCCATCCGCCCATCGGCAAGGTCGGTCTGACCGAACCGGAAGCGCGTGAGCGTTACGGCGACACCCTGACCATCTACGAGACCAGCTTCACCCCCATGCGTTACTCGCTCAACGCGCACGGACCCAAGACCGCGATGAAGCTGGTCTGCGCCGGTGAAGACGAGAAGGTGGTCGGCATCCATCTGATCGGCGATGGCGTCGATGAGATGATGCAGGGCTTCGGCGTGGCGGTGAAGATGGGCGCGACCAAGGCCGATCTCGACAACACGGTCGCCATCCATCCGTGCAGTGCCGAGGAACTGGTGACGCTGAAGGTGCCGGTGCGTCGCCCTGGTCAGTCCAACACTTGA
- a CDS encoding glutathione peroxidase, with amino-acid sequence MFQDRTGSRIPSVTFHTRRGHEWVDVTTDEIFAGKTVVAFSLPGAFTPTCSSSHVPRYNQLTPAFKDLGVDSVVCISVNDTFVMNEWQKAQNAYNLIFVPDGNGEFTEGMGMLVDKGALGFGKRSWRYSMLVRDGVVEKMFIEPEVEGDPYEVSNADTMLEYLAPDKPKPLDIAVFSRDGCPFCVKAKEALRNAGLDFEELVLNKDYTEQGLRAVSNAATVPQVFVNGRLIGGSDAVIAWLQSR; translated from the coding sequence ATGTTCCAGGACCGTACCGGAAGCCGTATCCCCAGCGTCACCTTCCACACCCGCCGTGGCCATGAGTGGGTCGATGTGACCACCGACGAGATCTTCGCCGGCAAGACCGTGGTCGCCTTCTCGCTGCCGGGCGCCTTCACCCCGACCTGCTCGTCCTCGCACGTGCCGCGCTACAACCAGCTGACGCCGGCCTTCAAGGATCTGGGCGTCGATTCGGTGGTGTGCATCTCGGTCAACGACACCTTCGTCATGAACGAGTGGCAGAAGGCGCAGAACGCCTACAACCTGATCTTCGTCCCGGACGGCAACGGTGAGTTCACCGAGGGCATGGGGATGCTGGTCGACAAGGGCGCGCTCGGTTTCGGCAAGCGTTCCTGGCGTTACTCGATGCTGGTGCGCGACGGCGTGGTCGAGAAGATGTTCATCGAACCCGAGGTCGAAGGCGACCCCTACGAGGTCTCCAACGCCGACACCATGCTGGAGTACCTGGCGCCCGACAAGCCCAAGCCGCTCGACATCGCCGTGTTCAGCCGCGACGGCTGCCCCTTCTGCGTCAAGGCCAAGGAAGCGCTGCGTAATGCCGGCCTCGACTTCGAGGAGCTGGTGCTCAACAAGGACTACACCGAGCAGGGGCTGCGCGCCGTCTCCAATGCCGCGACCGTGCCCCAGGTCTTCGTCAACGGCCGGCTGATCGGCGGCTCGGACGCCGTCATCGCCTGGCTGCAATCGCGTTGA
- a CDS encoding phosphoglycerate mutase produces MPAIARLLARADRRPGHDGDPIETLMRAAGLGRPDGEMPTAPIALLGEGVTVEPGTIWMHADPIHLRADRERLLVYAGEAVAPDPDEAEALVKSFNRHFADEGLLLIAPTSARWYLRLDRPMPGWRTSSLYRIQGGSMAEHLPRGPEARDWMRLLNEIQMLFHADPVNRRREAAGRPIVSGIWIWGAGSLPRSSESDPVPDALIGDHPLLSGLARLTERPHRSLAAWLDDPMPVAGRQLVFWDRHWHAWLERDLEAWSRAMTELDAVIDRLWTPLRVGRLEAIRLDPCHDAVFGLGALQTWRFWRRWSGV; encoded by the coding sequence GTGCCGGCCATCGCACGTCTGTTGGCGCGAGCCGATCGTCGGCCCGGCCACGACGGTGACCCCATCGAGACGCTCATGCGGGCCGCCGGACTCGGTCGGCCTGACGGCGAGATGCCGACCGCCCCGATCGCCTTGCTGGGCGAGGGTGTCACGGTCGAACCGGGAACGATCTGGATGCATGCCGATCCGATCCATCTGCGCGCGGATCGCGAGCGTCTGCTGGTCTATGCGGGGGAAGCCGTCGCGCCGGACCCTGACGAGGCCGAGGCGCTGGTCAAGAGCTTCAATCGTCATTTCGCCGATGAGGGGCTGCTGCTCATCGCCCCGACGTCCGCGCGCTGGTATCTCAGGCTCGATCGACCCATGCCCGGCTGGCGGACTTCGTCCCTGTATCGAATCCAGGGCGGCTCGATGGCCGAGCATCTGCCGCGCGGACCCGAGGCGCGCGATTGGATGCGTCTGCTCAACGAGATCCAGATGCTCTTCCATGCCGATCCGGTCAACCGACGGCGCGAGGCGGCGGGCCGGCCGATCGTCAGCGGGATCTGGATCTGGGGCGCGGGATCCTTGCCACGGTCGTCCGAGTCCGATCCGGTGCCGGATGCGCTGATCGGCGATCATCCGCTGCTGTCGGGCTTGGCACGTCTGACCGAGCGTCCGCATCGCTCGCTGGCGGCCTGGCTGGACGACCCGATGCCCGTCGCCGGGCGTCAGTTGGTCTTCTGGGATCGTCATTGGCACGCCTGGCTGGAGCGTGATCTGGAGGCCTGGTCGCGCGCTATGACCGAACTCGATGCCGTGATCGATCGACTGTGGACACCCCTGCGTGTCGGACGTCTCGAAGCGATCCGGCTCGATCCCTGTCATGACGCCGTGTTCGGACTCGGGGCACTCCAGACCTGGCGCTTTTGGCGGAGATGGTCGGGAGTATGA